Proteins from a genomic interval of Kribbella aluminosa:
- a CDS encoding sugar phosphate isomerase/epimerase family protein: MNRYSLNQATTKYWPLEDVVGASAAAGLEWIGLWREPIQEYGVDKAAKLVADAGLKVSSLCRSGFLTSTDAAERQAKIEDNRRAIDEAATIGTSVLVLVSGGLPPGSRDLDGARGMVRDGLAELAPYAAERGVTLAVEALHPMFCSDRCVVSSLGGALDLAEQFPVEQVGVIVDAYHLWWDADVYRQIARAGARIASYQVSDWVVPLPADTLLGRGMMGDGVIELRRLRAACDAAGYDGPIEVEIFNQQLWDAPGQDVFDLAYARYQEHVL; this comes from the coding sequence ATGAACCGGTACAGCCTCAACCAGGCGACCACGAAGTACTGGCCGCTCGAAGACGTCGTCGGGGCGAGCGCCGCGGCCGGGCTGGAGTGGATCGGGCTGTGGCGCGAGCCGATCCAGGAGTACGGCGTCGACAAGGCGGCGAAGCTGGTCGCCGACGCCGGCCTGAAGGTCTCCTCGCTGTGCCGCAGCGGCTTCCTCACCTCGACCGACGCCGCCGAGCGGCAGGCGAAGATCGAGGACAACCGGCGCGCGATCGACGAGGCCGCGACCATCGGTACGTCGGTCCTCGTGCTCGTCAGCGGCGGCCTGCCGCCGGGATCGCGGGACCTCGACGGCGCCCGCGGGATGGTCCGCGACGGGCTCGCCGAGCTGGCGCCGTACGCCGCCGAACGCGGGGTCACGCTCGCGGTCGAGGCCCTGCACCCGATGTTCTGCTCGGACCGCTGCGTGGTGTCTTCGCTCGGCGGCGCGCTCGATCTGGCCGAGCAGTTCCCGGTCGAGCAGGTCGGCGTGATCGTGGACGCGTACCACCTGTGGTGGGACGCGGACGTCTACCGGCAGATCGCGCGGGCCGGCGCCCGGATCGCGTCGTACCAGGTCAGCGACTGGGTGGTACCGCTGCCGGCGGACACCTTGCTCGGCCGGGGCATGATGGGCGACGGCGTGATCGAGCTGCGCCGGCTGCGCGCGGCCTGCGACGCGGCCGGGTACGACGGCCCGATCGAGGTCGAGATCTTCAACCAGCAACTGTGGGACGCGCCGGGTCAGGACGTTTTCGACCTGGCGTACGCGAGGTACCAGGAACACGTCCTCTAG
- a CDS encoding dihydrodipicolinate synthase family protein, producing MQLKLPADGGLQTYQLTGEPVTQGIYAPARSRLAFAAAHVVADPLGDNSPGAPAVVDWEHTLEFRRHLWSLGLSVAEAMDTAQRGMGLDWKATQELIRRSAAEAPDGRIAVGVGTDQLPTTGRPASGSGSGSGSGSGSSSGSGSGSGSGSGSGGAYSLDAVIAAYEEQLAVAEDVGAQPIMMASRALCAAAESPDDYRKVYDRLLTQSTKPVILHWLGPMFDPALEGYWGSGSFDAAAASVVELINDNVEKVDGIKISLLDADKEVALRNSLPGGVRLYTGDDFNYPELIRGDGERHSDALLGIFAAIAPAAAAALSALDSGDLETYERVFAPTVPLARQIFSAPTYYYKTGIAFLAWLNGFQPGFTMVGGLQTGRSLPHLADTFRLADQAGVLTNPELAVDRFRQLLRVSGVDA from the coding sequence ATGCAACTGAAGCTGCCTGCCGATGGTGGGTTGCAGACCTACCAGCTGACCGGCGAACCGGTTACTCAGGGCATCTATGCGCCGGCGCGGTCGCGGTTGGCGTTTGCGGCGGCTCATGTGGTCGCGGATCCGTTGGGGGACAACTCGCCGGGGGCGCCGGCGGTGGTGGACTGGGAGCACACGCTGGAGTTCCGGCGGCATCTGTGGTCGCTGGGGTTGTCGGTCGCGGAGGCGATGGACACCGCGCAGCGCGGGATGGGCCTCGACTGGAAGGCCACCCAGGAACTGATCCGCCGCTCGGCGGCTGAAGCTCCGGACGGCCGGATCGCCGTCGGCGTTGGCACGGACCAGCTCCCCACCACAGGCCGGCCAGCCTCCGGCTCCGGCTCCGGCTCCGGCTCCGGCTCCGGGTCCAGCTCCGGGTCCGGGTCCGGCTCCGGCTCCGGCTCCGGCTCCGGTGGGGCCTACTCGCTCGATGCGGTCATCGCTGCCTACGAGGAGCAGCTTGCCGTCGCCGAGGACGTCGGCGCACAGCCGATCATGATGGCCAGCCGGGCGTTGTGCGCGGCGGCCGAATCACCGGACGACTACCGCAAGGTGTACGACCGCCTGCTCACCCAGTCCACCAAGCCGGTGATCCTGCACTGGCTCGGCCCGATGTTCGACCCGGCGCTGGAAGGGTACTGGGGCAGCGGATCGTTCGACGCGGCTGCCGCATCCGTCGTGGAGCTGATCAACGACAACGTGGAAAAGGTCGACGGGATCAAGATCTCGTTGCTCGATGCGGACAAAGAAGTTGCTCTGCGCAACAGTCTGCCCGGCGGCGTGCGGCTGTACACGGGTGACGACTTCAACTACCCGGAGCTGATCCGCGGGGACGGCGAGCGGCACAGCGACGCACTCCTGGGCATCTTCGCAGCGATCGCCCCGGCAGCAGCAGCCGCGCTGAGCGCCCTGGACTCCGGCGATCTGGAGACCTACGAGCGCGTGTTCGCCCCCACGGTTCCGCTCGCCCGGCAGATCTTCTCCGCGCCCACGTACTACTACAAGACGGGCATCGCGTTCCTCGCCTGGCTGAACGGGTTCCAGCCGGGGTTCACGATGGTGGGCGGGCTCCAGACGGGACGGTCGTTGCCGCATCTGGCGGACACGTTCCGGCTCGCGGATCAGGCCGGCGTACTGACGAATCCGGAGCTCGCCGTCGACCGGTTCCGGCAGCTGCTGCGGGTCAGCGGGGTCGACGCATGA
- a CDS encoding Gfo/Idh/MocA family protein gives MNERRIGIVMNGVTGRMGLRQHLERSVVAIREQGGLPAADGTMIIPEPILVGRNELKLRQIAEQYGLERWTTDLAEALAEPDVEIYFDSQLTQLREKGVRAAVEAGKAIYCEKPIAESLDAAVDLAKLVVGSGLKNGVVMDKLSLPGLRKLKRLVDGGFFGRILSVRGEFGYWVFEGDWQEAQRPSWNYKSEEGGGIILDMFCHWRYVLDQTFGEVKSVYCQGATHIPTRVDESGNEYAATADDAAYGVFELEGGIVAQLNSSWATRVFRDELVEFHVDGTEGSAVAGLRNCRAQHRSATPKPVWNPDIPATEKFRDQWATVPDNEPMDNGFKVQWEMFLRHVVDDAPFSWDFVEAAKGVQLAELGLKSWHEGRKLEVPALDLKAN, from the coding sequence GTGAACGAGCGACGCATCGGCATCGTGATGAACGGCGTCACCGGCCGGATGGGCCTGCGCCAGCACCTCGAGCGTTCCGTCGTGGCGATCCGCGAGCAGGGCGGGCTGCCGGCCGCGGACGGCACGATGATCATCCCGGAGCCGATCCTGGTCGGCCGGAACGAGCTGAAGCTGCGGCAGATCGCCGAGCAGTACGGGCTGGAGCGCTGGACCACCGACCTCGCCGAGGCGCTGGCCGAGCCGGACGTCGAGATCTACTTCGACTCCCAGCTCACCCAGCTGCGCGAGAAGGGCGTCCGCGCCGCGGTCGAGGCCGGCAAGGCGATCTACTGCGAGAAGCCGATCGCGGAGAGCCTGGACGCGGCCGTCGACCTGGCCAAGCTGGTCGTCGGGTCCGGGCTGAAGAACGGCGTGGTGATGGACAAGCTGTCGCTGCCCGGCCTGCGGAAGCTGAAGCGGCTGGTCGACGGCGGGTTCTTCGGCCGGATCCTGTCGGTGCGCGGCGAGTTCGGGTACTGGGTCTTCGAGGGCGACTGGCAGGAGGCGCAGCGGCCGTCCTGGAACTACAAGTCCGAAGAGGGCGGCGGCATCATCCTGGACATGTTCTGCCACTGGCGGTACGTGCTCGACCAGACGTTCGGCGAGGTCAAGTCGGTGTACTGCCAGGGCGCGACGCACATCCCGACCCGGGTCGACGAGAGCGGCAACGAGTACGCCGCGACCGCGGACGATGCGGCGTACGGCGTGTTCGAACTGGAGGGCGGGATCGTCGCGCAGCTGAACTCGTCGTGGGCGACCCGGGTGTTCCGGGACGAGCTCGTCGAGTTCCACGTCGACGGGACCGAGGGGTCCGCGGTCGCCGGCCTGCGGAACTGCCGCGCCCAGCACCGCTCGGCGACGCCGAAGCCGGTCTGGAACCCGGACATCCCGGCCACCGAGAAGTTCCGCGACCAGTGGGCGACGGTGCCGGACAACGAACCGATGGACAACGGCTTCAAGGTCCAGTGGGAGATGTTCCTGCGCCACGTGGTCGACGACGCACCCTTCAGCTGGGACTTCGTCGAAGCCGCCAAGGGCGTCCAACTCGCCGAACTCGGCCTCAAGTCCTGGCACGAGGGCCGCAAACTCGAGGTCCCCGCCCTCGACCTGAAGGCGAACTGA
- a CDS encoding FGGY family carbohydrate kinase, giving the protein MVQAVLAVDQGTTNSKAALVTADGTVLATGSHPVGISTPHPGWVEQDAENIWLSVLKATTTCLNAAAGGGGAAGGGVEVVGIALSTQRESVVGWDHSGNPVGPVLGWQDARTSSWCAQLPVAVDELVRRRTGLRVDAMFSAPKMRWLLDRSDAYVGTVDSWLIHRLTGCREHLTEAGNASRTLLYDLTALDWSAELLDAFGIPRAALPEVRRSDAGFGHTKDVPGLPDGIPIVAVLADSHAAMYGQGCTLAGMVKATYGTGSSVMTPITDFAPDGCTLAWLTDRPGYALEGNIVSSGAALAWTADLLGLPDVGALMHLAATVPAADGVVLVPAFAGLGAPHWDREARAALTGMSSSTTRAHIARAAVDAVAHQICDITDTIPGGLTTLRADGGATVSDLLMQTQADLLGRPVEAADVPEISALGVAELAWSTLDAHTTRSTSVSSRGSGSRTPWAARRTFRTFEPVAADRARRRDEWAAAVAAVRVRPA; this is encoded by the coding sequence ACCGCCGACGGCACGGTCCTCGCCACCGGTTCGCACCCCGTCGGGATCTCCACCCCGCACCCGGGCTGGGTAGAACAGGACGCCGAAAACATCTGGCTGAGCGTCCTGAAAGCAACAACCACCTGCCTGAACGCCGCCGCTGGCGGCGGGGGTGCGGCGGGCGGTGGGGTTGAGGTCGTGGGGATTGCGTTGTCCACGCAACGCGAGTCCGTGGTGGGGTGGGATCACTCCGGGAATCCCGTCGGTCCAGTGCTGGGATGGCAGGACGCGCGGACCAGTAGTTGGTGTGCCCAACTACCTGTCGCGGTCGACGAGCTGGTACGTCGGCGTACCGGGCTCCGCGTCGACGCGATGTTCTCCGCCCCCAAGATGCGGTGGTTGCTCGACCGCTCCGACGCGTACGTCGGCACCGTCGACTCCTGGCTGATCCATCGGCTGACCGGTTGCCGGGAGCACCTGACCGAGGCCGGCAACGCATCCCGCACCCTGCTGTACGACCTGACAGCCTTGGACTGGTCAGCAGAACTACTGGACGCATTCGGGATCCCACGGGCGGCACTTCCAGAGGTACGGCGGTCGGACGCGGGCTTCGGGCATACGAAGGACGTGCCAGGACTACCCGACGGCATCCCGATCGTCGCGGTGCTGGCCGACTCGCACGCCGCGATGTACGGCCAGGGCTGCACGCTGGCCGGCATGGTCAAAGCGACGTACGGCACCGGATCGTCGGTGATGACACCGATCACGGACTTCGCGCCGGACGGCTGCACCCTCGCCTGGCTGACCGACCGGCCCGGCTACGCACTGGAAGGCAACATCGTCTCCTCCGGCGCCGCGCTCGCCTGGACCGCCGACCTGCTCGGCCTCCCGGACGTCGGTGCGCTGATGCACCTCGCAGCGACCGTCCCGGCAGCCGACGGCGTCGTACTGGTACCGGCCTTCGCCGGGCTCGGCGCACCGCACTGGGACCGGGAGGCCCGCGCCGCGCTGACCGGGATGAGCAGCTCCACCACCCGCGCCCACATCGCGCGCGCCGCCGTCGACGCGGTCGCGCACCAGATCTGCGACATCACCGACACGATTCCCGGCGGACTCACCACCCTGCGCGCCGACGGCGGCGCCACAGTCTCGGACCTGCTCATGCAGACCCAGGCGGATCTGCTCGGCCGCCCGGTCGAGGCTGCCGACGTACCGGAGATCTCCGCCCTCGGCGTGGCCGAACTGGCCTGGTCCACCCTCGACGCGCACACTACGAGATCGACCTCGGTGTCGTCTCGCGGCAGTGGCTCGAGGACGCCCTGGGCCGCGCGACGAACGTTCCGCACCTTCGAACCCGTCGCGGCTGATCGCGCCCGGCGCCGGGACGAGTGGGCCGCGGCGGTGGCCGCCGTACGCGTCAGACCCGCTTGA